AACGCCACACAGAAACACTGGATACAACATCGATATTTTGGGCAACACTAATGACATTAGTATTGGGCAGTTAATCGATCGAGTCGGTGTTCGTTTAGGGTGTGATTTTCCGTCGGGTCCGCAACTTGAAAAACTAGCACTGGAATGGACGGATAGCTTAATAACAATTCCCAGTGGAGTGAAGGGGTTAGAATTAAACTTATCCGGGCCAGAAACTTTTTTGTATCGCATTGTAGACGATTATAGGAATGCATCAAGATTAGCTCGTTCTATGTTTGTGTTTTTAGGCGAAACTATCGCATTATGGATAAATAACCATCATGCATTAAAACCCATGCCTATGTTGCTAATAGTTGGAGGTGTGGCGGCAAATTCAATTTTCAGAGAAACACTTACAAAAAAATTGAATCCTGAAATAAAGCTGATTTATGCTGATCCACAACATTGTAGCGACAATGCATTAGGAATATCGCATCTTACGTTGCGTCAATTTTTATACAATAAGGATGAATAATATGCGCATTAAAACACTTTCTGTCTCGGATGTTAATAAATACATTAAAAAGCTTTTCAACGCTGATCCAATTATGCATCGAGTTTCAGTTGTAGGAGAAGTAACAGGATTCAAAGCTCATAGCAGTGGACATTATTACTTTACGCTTAAAGATGAAACTTCTCGATTACGTTGTGTTATGTTTCAACAGAATACAAAGCACTTAACCATAACCATTAAAGAAGGCATGAAGTTAAAAGTAAATGGTGGTATTTCTGTATATGAAAGAGATGGGCAATATCAATTATATGCAGAACATATAGAAGAAGCTGGAATAGGAGACTATTTTCGAGCTTTTCAACAATCCAAAGAACGGCTGGAAAAACAAGGATTGTTTAGAAAAGACCGTAAGAAAAAATTGCCACTGTTTCCTAAAAAAATTGGGATTATAACCTCTCAATCAGGTGCTGCTTTGCAGGATATGTTAAAGGTTATAAAAAGACGATGGCCAGTGGCTAACATATATTTATTTTCCACACAGGTGCAGGGTGAACTTGCTTCAAAATCTTTAGTACGCTCTGTAAAACTAGCACAGAATTATGATCTTGATGTTGTTTTATTGGGTCGTGGTGGTGGTGCAGTAGAAGAGTTATGGGCTTTTAACGATGAAGAGCTGGCTTATGTCATTGCTGAATCAACAATACCTGTGATAACAGGTATTGGGCATGAAACGGATTCTACTATAGCAGACTTCGTGGCAGATTATCATGCACATACACCAACGGCTGCAGCAGAAATAGCCGTTCCAGATATTGCTGAAATCTGTAGCAAAATCGATCAACAAATAACTAGTGCAAGAAAAAACTGTGAAAGATTATTACATAATCATAAGATTGAGTTAAAGGCTACTCGACAACGAATACCTTTTCGATTTCCTGAGCGATTGATTGAATCCGATCAGAAATCATTGGAACATATAAGAAAAAGATTAATGCGAGCACCAATGGAAAAAATTAAAAGAGATTATTTGATACTTGATTCTATTGGTAACAAAATTGACCATTTAAGTCCGCTATCAGTAATGAAAAGAGGCTATGGAGTTATACAGAGCCCTGATGGTAAGCTGATTACCGATATCCACCAAATGAATGTAAACGATACTTTTCACGTTAAGCTTAAAAATGGAGAGTTGATTGCAAATGTATTAAAAAAGAAAGAAGGTGCGGTTGATTCATGAAAAAAGGTCATTATGAAAAAAATTTTGTAAAGCTTGAAGAAATAGTAAACAAACTAGAAAGTCAGCAACTAACATTGGAAGAATCATTAAATTTATTTCAACAAGGCGTTGAATTGTATAAAAAATGTTATGATCAATTAAGTAGTGCTGAAGATAAGTTAACAGTTATATTAGAAGAAAATGGTATTGTTGTAGAAAAGGAGGAAAAGCTTAATGGATTGGAAGAATAAGATGAGTGAGTATATGACTATGGTTAATGATGCCCTTGAAAATTACATAGGCGAACACCAAACAGTGAATGCAGAAGTCTTCGAAGCCATGAAGTACAGCTTATTTGCTGGTGGGAAAAGATTGAGACCTATTTTTTCATTAGCTGTTTGTGAGTTATTAGGTAAAGAGGCTAAGCAAGTTATCCCATATGCATGTGCACTAGAAATGATTCATACATATTCTCTTGTTCATGATGACTTGCCAGCAATGGACGACGATGAAATAAGGCGCGGAAAACCAACAAATCATATTGTTTATGGTGAAGGAATAGCAATATTAGCAGGTGATGGTCTTTTGAACAAAGCATATGAAATAATGATTGATCATACTTTGAAATTAGAAAAACCAATTTTGGGATTAAAAGCAATGAAATCGATAGCTGATGCATCTGGAACTAATGGTATGATAGGGGGACAGACGGCAGATCTATTAAATGAGGGAAAGGAAGTTGACGAAAAAACACTAACTTATATTCATCACAATAAAACAGGTGCTTTAATTGCAGCAGCATTAAAAGCGGGTTCTTATATGGCAGATGCTGATGATAACGAGGCTGAAAGCTGGGAAAAAATTGGCTATACGTTAGGGTTAGCTTTTCAGATTCAAGATGACTTGTTAGACATTGAAGGCGATGCTTCAGAAATGGGAAAACCAGCAGGAAGTGATGAGCGCAATAAAAAAATGACCTATCCTGCTTTATATGGAATTGAAGCATCTCGCAAAAAAGTAGATGAACTAACTAAAGAAGTTCAAACATTCCTTAAGGTATATGGAAATGAATCGAACTTTTTAAGTGCGTTGACAAATGCTTTGATGAATAGACGTTCATAAGCAGGGAGGGAAGGAATGAATTTTATTCAGAGTATTGGTGAGAATAGACTTTTATGGGTGACGTTAATTGCTTGGTTCATTGCACAAGCGCTAAAAGTGCTTTTTACGCTTATTGTGGATAAACGATTTAATGTACTAAGATTTGTTGGATCTGGTGGTATGCCAAGTTCTCATTCTTCTTTTGTAATGAGCTTAGCAACTGGAACTGGGCGAATTCACGGATGGGACTCTACCATATTTACTATTTCGTTAGTTTTTGCATTTGTAGTTATGTATGATGCTGCTGGTGTTCGATATGCCGTAGGAAAACAAGCAATCATTCTTAATGAAATTATGAAAGATTACCAAAAGGATAAAAAGATGTCTGAAGAACAGTTAAAGGAACTAGTAGGCCACACGCCAGTAGAAGTTTTTGCTGGTGCGGTATTAGGTGTATTAGTTGCTGTTTGGATGTTATAACTGGTCACAAGGTGCTTTGATTGAGTTTTTTCAATAAATATGGTATAATTTGATTACAGGATGCAGTGGTGCAGTATTCTAGTCAGGTTTACTGATATCTGAAGGCGGGCCTAAAAATCCGTCAAAGGGCACATCGATGAAGTTTCTGGTTCCGGCTTGTGACGCCCAGTTGTGGGTCGGTTCTGGGAGTAAAGAAGATGGGGGCGATCCGCAATGGCATGCGGGCGTTGACCCTCGCTTCGTGGAGGCTTTTCCGATAAACGGATCGGAATGGTGAAACCTGTGCAGGCGTCCTTAATGAGGCAGCGTAGAGCACAGCGTAGCCTGCCTTGAGTGATGTGGGCAGATAAGTAGATCAGGTTTCAAAAGTCAGGGCCCGACCAAAGAGACTATTGCTACTTGAAACCCATGTTGCAAAAGAGGCTAAGAATTGGTGAATCTGTTGAGGAAATCTCCTAGACTGTTCACGGTGACATGATGAGATGAATCAGGGATTACAGTGCGGACTAAGTGGCAATCCAGTTCTGCGTATGGCGACATAGCAGAGATTTTTTTAAAGGGAAACCGCTGTGATGGCGACACACAGTAAAAATCTGGGAAAACTTACTGGACCTAAGCCGTAAAATTTACCTGATTTGTTACCACTGCAACTTTAGCTGATAGCATTTTGCTATCAGCTTTTCTGGTTAACATCCTATAGAATAAATAACTTTGTGGAGGTATAATCGTTGACCAAATGGAAAAAAAAGATAAAGACCGCTAATCAACGTTCAGAACAAAATCATATAGAAGAGTTATTTAAAAAATATAATTTGAAATGGGTAGCCTTAGTTTCTTTCTGGACTTTTTTTCTTGCAGCTGGATTTCATTACCTTTCAGAGCAAATTCTTATTCAAGCTAATATTGTACCCGCATTTATTATCCTTATTCTAATTATATTTTTAGGTGTTTTTTTTGACATGATCGGTATCGCTGTTGCTGTTGCATCAGAAAAACCTTTTCATGCAATGGCTGCCGATAAAGTGCCATCAGCGCGTAAGGCAATACAGTTGCTTAAAAACGCAGGCATGGTGTCCAATATATGTAACGATGTTGTTGGTGATATATGCGGAATTGTTAGTGGCGTCGCTTCAGCAACGATATTATTAAAGATATCGCCACAATTATCGTCAACACAACAAATTTTTACAACACTCATTTTAGGTGGTTTTGTAGCATC
This genomic interval from Tindallia magadiensis contains the following:
- the xseA gene encoding exodeoxyribonuclease VII large subunit → MRIKTLSVSDVNKYIKKLFNADPIMHRVSVVGEVTGFKAHSSGHYYFTLKDETSRLRCVMFQQNTKHLTITIKEGMKLKVNGGISVYERDGQYQLYAEHIEEAGIGDYFRAFQQSKERLEKQGLFRKDRKKKLPLFPKKIGIITSQSGAALQDMLKVIKRRWPVANIYLFSTQVQGELASKSLVRSVKLAQNYDLDVVLLGRGGGAVEELWAFNDEELAYVIAESTIPVITGIGHETDSTIADFVADYHAHTPTAAAEIAVPDIAEICSKIDQQITSARKNCERLLHNHKIELKATRQRIPFRFPERLIESDQKSLEHIRKRLMRAPMEKIKRDYLILDSIGNKIDHLSPLSVMKRGYGVIQSPDGKLITDIHQMNVNDTFHVKLKNGELIANVLKKKEGAVDS
- a CDS encoding tRNA (adenosine(37)-N6)-threonylcarbamoyltransferase complex transferase subunit TsaD; this translates as MTKKEVVMGFDTSNYTTSVALMNIDGSSLASKRVLLSTPKGQKGLRQSDALFQHVKVLPAIMQELTSSLKNTVVKAIGASVAPRPVAESYMPVFLAGESIARSMSSLLGVPFYSFSHQEGHIAAGLWSANVDYTDFFCSLHLSGGTTELLEVTPHRNTGYNIDILGNTNDISIGQLIDRVGVRLGCDFPSGPQLEKLALEWTDSLITIPSGVKGLELNLSGPETFLYRIVDDYRNASRLARSMFVFLGETIALWINNHHALKPMPMLLIVGGVAANSIFRETLTKKLNPEIKLIYADPQHCSDNALGISHLTLRQFLYNKDE
- a CDS encoding polyprenyl synthetase family protein, with translation MDWKNKMSEYMTMVNDALENYIGEHQTVNAEVFEAMKYSLFAGGKRLRPIFSLAVCELLGKEAKQVIPYACALEMIHTYSLVHDDLPAMDDDEIRRGKPTNHIVYGEGIAILAGDGLLNKAYEIMIDHTLKLEKPILGLKAMKSIADASGTNGMIGGQTADLLNEGKEVDEKTLTYIHHNKTGALIAAALKAGSYMADADDNEAESWEKIGYTLGLAFQIQDDLLDIEGDASEMGKPAGSDERNKKMTYPALYGIEASRKKVDELTKEVQTFLKVYGNESNFLSALTNALMNRRS
- the xseB gene encoding exodeoxyribonuclease VII small subunit encodes the protein MKKGHYEKNFVKLEEIVNKLESQQLTLEESLNLFQQGVELYKKCYDQLSSAEDKLTVILEENGIVVEKEEKLNGLEE
- a CDS encoding divergent PAP2 family protein — protein: MNFIQSIGENRLLWVTLIAWFIAQALKVLFTLIVDKRFNVLRFVGSGGMPSSHSSFVMSLATGTGRIHGWDSTIFTISLVFAFVVMYDAAGVRYAVGKQAIILNEIMKDYQKDKKMSEEQLKELVGHTPVEVFAGAVLGVLVAVWML